DNA sequence from the Orcinus orca chromosome 2, mOrcOrc1.1, whole genome shotgun sequence genome:
CTCTGAGAAAGAGACAGAGTGGGTGAGCAAGATAGAAATCAGTGTTTCTGgaacataatctttttttttttttagagttttttaaaaacttttactttACCTATCATATTTAATATTTCCAAGACTAAACAATATAGAATGCTTCACAAATTTGtgtgtcatccttgtgcaggggtGGAACATAATCTTGGAAGTGACACCCCATCACTCTTGTTATGTTATATTCCTTAGAAGAGAGTCACTAGGTCCTGCCCAGACTCAAGGGGAGGGAACCACACAAAGGCATGAGtaccaggaggtggggatcacTGAGGGTGTCTCAGAGGCCAAGAACCAAGAAGAAAAGGACAGATCACACAAGTTTAAAAGCGGGCAAAAAGAGCgggcatttcacagaagaggaactcaaatgtcattttaaaacctccaggggcttccctggtggtgcagtggttaagaatctgcctgccaatgcaggggacacaggttcgagccctggtccaggaagatcccacatgccacggagcaactaagcccgtgtgtcacaactactgagcccgcgcacctagagctcgtgctccgcaacaagagaagccaccacagtgagaagcccgcgcactgcctgctcgccgcaactagagaaagcccgcgcgcagcaacaaagacccaacgcaaccaaaaataaataaataaattttaaaaaaagaaattaaaataaataaataaaaataaaaacctccaaAAGAACTCTCAGCGTCacgagttccctggtggtccagtggttaggactcggcgctttcactgccatggcctgggttcgatccctggtcagggaactgagatcccgcaaagcacgtggcaaggccaaaaaaaaaaattctcagcatCACCAGCACTCTGAATAGTATAAACTGAACCATAACACACTGGCAAGAAAAAGATCTGTCCGTGCCCTGAGTTGCAGGGCATTTGGAGAATCAGAAGCAGTCACCCTGACTGTGGGCAAGTGAATGTTCCTCACTCTTTGGACACCAGTTTCACATTCCCCAGTGCTAAACAAAGGGCTTGTGACTTGAACACCATTTTCGAGCTATCAGGTTGGCTGCCACAGTTTCATGGGTCCCTCCACCTGGGCACAGTGCTTCCGGGTAACATGGTACCCTGACAAGTGGTCATATCGGCCACTTGCAAATTCACTGTAGAGTTATTTAGGTCTCATTTGAGGCCAGAGGGACTGCAGGAAACTTGTAAATAACATGCATAAGTTAGAAATTAGAAatgcaggaagagaaagaaaattagtgTCTGGGTCTTTAattttatctgtgtgtgtgtgtgtgtgtgtgtgtgtgtgtgtgtgcgcgcgcgcgtgcataTTACACCCCGAAGGCTGCTTCATACATATTCCTGAGGTCACAGGAGCTGATCACCTGAGCCTGATCATTCCTGTGTTGACCAGTCAGTCAGGAACACCCCTGGGCTCTAAGCCGACGCTTGGATCTGAGTGGTAGTCCAAGATGGTTCTAGtaatttaaaggaagaaatagctatttatgtattttttcctggaTCAGGCCTGATATCCAGAgggcctgggatccagggacacaGAACCTCCCCGGAGGCCTCAGCATAGGCAGGTAGAgtcagaaaggcagggcaggcagggcgAGGGGAGTCGCCAGCTGGCAGTCCTGGGGCCCCAGCTCTCAGGGCTGGGAAGGGGTTGCTGTTCAcccgcccaccccagccccacacccTGCTTTCTCTGCACCGCCCACACCCAGTCAGGGAACAGTCTTGGCTCTATAACCTCTGCTTctgcaggaggagggggcagctTTGGACGAAGCTGAGGCCAGGAGATGCTTCCTGCCTACCACcccaccgccccctcccctcctccctgtgtTTGAACCGTCCCCTTGGAGAAATGATGGTTCGGAAAAGGGTGTGAGGTAATGCTGCCAGGAGGAGTGACCCCAGGAGACAGAGGGTCAGAGAGTAGTGACTTAGCTGGGTTTCAAGGCTTCAGAAGTAAGCACCCCAACTGCCCCAGCCCCCAACATCcaggggaaagagaaagggataAAAGACAGGGGAGGTCCCAGCCTAGCCCTCTCCTGTGGGGCGAACTGGCTCTCAGGCACTGTTaggttctaaaatatattttttgtgttaAAATCCATTCTTCTAGTCAAACATCATATACAATGTAAATAAAACTCCCAGAGCCTTGTATAACCATCACTTTATAGATAACTTTCCTTTAACAAAATGATTTCAGATCGCAGGCACGGagctttcctttttattatttttagaagtttgCTCAAATGGCTAAGTTAGGTTcgtaaatttgaaaattttgttgCAACGGCTGAGGTAAAATTGTTAACTTGTGCAAATAAACACAAGTAACTCATATCAAagaccagtttttaaaattataaaacaataatatttttaaaccagTACAAGAAAAGTCGCTTCTATCGTTACGTGAAAACTATACAAAAAGATTCTTCACGTTTTGCTTCTACTTCAGCACCCCTGTCACTGTTAAGCTAGGCAGGTATTCAGACAACATATCCGACTCTGGCAAGTGACAGGGAAAATAACACTAGCCGCAGAAAGCACTTCCGCAAAAACGCAAAAAGATGTGGTGCCGCTTCCACCCTAGCAACTAACTTGTCCGGGAGAATAACTGAAAAGCAAAGGTATGGTGTATGGAGACTTTAGGAATTGTAGCTTTAGGttctagaaagacaaatattaaaaactatCAACTTCTAgagtcattttattttcacttaatttacagatgcagaaatcgactagatgtcaattacaaaACTGAAGGCAGAGCTGAACTGTCCTTGCCTGAGTACACAGTTGATTTTCCCCTCCCAGGGTATACAACATCCCTTTCAAACCAATGCTACGTATGTCATAACTATATTTAGAAATACGCAGAGAGGAAAATATTACTGCTGCAATTCAAGGCTGTAAATGAGAGGGGAACACATGAAAGCCTCATGGATTGGAAAGCTTCGATTTAGGTCATGTTCCTCAATCAATGTCAAATGTCAGATGACATTTGAAGGTGTTAattatgaccaaaaaaaaaaaaaaaaaaaagaatcctgcaACAAACCCCACTCGAAGAAAAGGGTAATACTCTCTccatacaagaaaagaaaatcgatttttaatttcttcttccagCACTGTCAGAGGTAAacaaagttttcaacaaaatatttaagaagctCTGGACAGTCTGAAGCACCGATCTGAGTCAATATATAGAAGCAACCACTTGTTTACAGCTGGATAACTTTCTTCAAAAAGGCAGAAGAGTAAAGTGAGCTTCAGAAATCAAGAAAATCGATGAATACAGGAATCATGAACCGTTTGCACATCAGCCGATGAACCTTTCCGATGGCCACGTCTCCTGCGCGTTGGTGGGGACGGCCGGAACCTCTTCCTCGGGCGGGGCCAGGGCCTCCATCTCGCGCACCACCTGCGTGAACACCTGGTCTACCATGAGTTTGCTCTTGGCCGTGACCTCCAGGAACGGGCACCGCCACTCGCGGGCCAGCGCGCGGCCCCGCGCCGTCAGCACCTGGCGCTGGGCGTCCAGGTCGGCCTTGGTGCCCACGAGAACCAGCGGCACGGCCTTGGACCCCCGCAGCCGGCCCATGCGCTCCCGCAGCGGCCGCACCGCCTCGAACGAGGCCTCGCTGCACACGCTGTAGAGCACCACGAAGCCGTCGCTGTTCTTGATGTACAGGTCCTTGAGGGTGACCAGGTGCTCGGCGCCCACCGTGTCCACGATCTCCAGCAGGGCGGGCGCCGCGTTCACCTCGATCACCTTGCTGAAGAGCTCCTCCACCGACGGCTCACACTGCTCGGGGAAGCTGCCGCAGGCGAACTGCGTGGCGAGCGCCGTCTTGCCCACGGCCACGCTGCCGAGCAGCACCACCCGGTAGCCCTTGGCGGGTCGCGGCCCCAGGCCCGCCATGGCCCAGGCGCGGCTGGCTGGACGCGCAGCCGGAGGAATGGCGCGCGGAGGCTGGGGCCCGGCCGCCGGGGCCGCGGGGGCGTGGAGGCAGGGCCGGGGAGGGAGAAGCAGGGGGGAGAGGGGCGGGGACGAAATCAGAGGGGAGGGGACCCCGGGGGCCTGGCGCTCTGGCTCTGGCGTCGGGGCCGCGGTGGGCTTCCTCCGTCGCGCCCAGACCTGCCCTCGCCCGGCCCCGATCTGCTCCCTGCGGCTCAGAGGTCACCCGCCCCTCCTCCGGGACGGGGCCCCCCGCCCCCTTCTCCGGCCCCTGGTTCCCGCGCAGCGtctgccccgcccccggcccgggcGGTCTGGCGCCGGCCACCCCCCACCAGCTCCACGTCCCGGCCTCCCTCTCCGGTCGGTCCCGAGCTGCCGGCCGCGCTCCGCCCAGTACCCCATCGGCCTGCCGGCTGGGGCCCCTCCCTCAGTCCCCGCTCCTTGCCACCCGTTCCTAGGAGAGCCCGCTCCGCCCGCGGGACCAGAAAGTAACCTGATCCCTTCCACGTCAGCCGGGAAATACCAGCATTTCTCCACCATTTCAGATCCAGTCTCGTGGCCGGAAGCCAGACTGGCCTCGCTCAAGGTCAGGCCTGAGGGGCTGCGCCGCTGGGGCACCTCTCCTGGCCGGGAGGACCCCACGGAAGGGGGAACCGGTGAGGGAGCTTCAACCGAGGGCCCCACGTTGCTCGCTCCTGGCACCCATTCTGTGCCCCTCGTGCCCCTGCCTTCACTCTGGCCTCCGCCAGCGCCCTCTTGTCACTGAGCAGAGCCCAGGGGaactttataaaatgtaaatcacATTTCACTTCCCCACTTAAACCCTCCCTGGCTTTCTATTGGGCCCTCCTGATCTAAGAGTAGAAGTGACCGCATAACTCCAACCCAAGCCTGACAATGAAAGCATGAACCCATTCACCCAGCGGCAGGCAAAAACCGAAAAACCCGGGGAAACGGGGCTTATCACCCTGCTTATAAAGGGGCTCCCCCAGGTTTGACTCCCGTGCCCCAGTCTCTCTCAAGCTTCCATTCTCCAGCTGCACAGCCTTCTTGCTATTCCTTGATGTCGGAGCAGAAAGGCTGTGTAGGGACAGAGGGGGCTGGACAGAAATTCTGGGATCGTCTACCTGAGTAAACTCCGCCCACTGTCTGTTTCAGGCACTAACAGGTGCCTTAGGACTTCAGGGGCCCTGCAGGCCTGGGTTGGAAGTGGAGATGAGATATCCACACTGTCCCTGTCCCTAGGCTTGGGGTACCACTGAATCTCCCTCATTCCGGTGCAGCCCTGAGGGAGCAGGGCCGCAAAACTGACCGAGCTGGAATTTCCTGGCTCCCTGGCAGCACAGACTCAGAGATAAAGGTTAAGTGACAATAGGACATCCTGCACCTCGGTGTCTGTGGTCAGCTACAGAATGTGCTTTTCTATAAACAGTGCATGGAACATCCTTAACGTATAATGTTAATTATATACTTATTACAACAGACAACTTGATTTCTAAATTGAGAAATCTTACAAGACTTATTCTCTGACTGCAAAGTAACAAAACTAAGAATCAATTTTTAGAAAAGGATAAACTGCAAACATTTTCTGGAGAAATGCAAGTTCCATATAGGTTTCAACAACTCCCCGTGGATAATTTTTGAGAGAAATAGGGGACTCACTGTCAAAACAAAGTCCCAAAatgcacaaggaaaaaaaaagtcactctgAGTGAGAGCCACTGGAAGCACCAGACAACAAAATCACATCCAGAAAACGGCAGGTATTAGTGTTAACAGACACACAAAATAATTATGTctgtgtttaaagaaataaaatcttaaaaatataagcaagGGACAAGAGACTGCGGCCAAGTAGTTTGAAAAAGATTctcccccaaaaagaaaaaaaaaaccttctagaaatggaaaacataatcatttattattttaattaacacAAAACACCCACTGATAGGTTAAACAGGAGATTAAACATGgctgaagagaaaataaagccaaCAGTATTCAGAGATGTGAATAATCCTGGACCAATTTTCATCATACAGTGACCTGTGCCTGCAGGAGATAAGGGTTTCTTCAGGTTGCCATGAGGCTGCCGGACAGTCACAGAGCACCTTAAATTGATAGTTGGCTGGTTTGAGCTTGTCATTATTATTTGGGGCTCTTAAAGCCCTTCGCAAAAGTCAGCCTGACCCCCAGTCCTTCTTCTTACCCTGACCTCAGTTCGATTAAAGGACCACTGCTACCGTGTAGGCCCATGCTTTACGTTCCATATGCATGACATCCTAATGCACCCCTAGTGAGTCACTGTAACTGTTGCCACTGGCCAAAGCTCATCACCAGCTCACTTACCACCAGCAGTAAGCGTCCTACAACGGGGTCTGAAAGGTGCGTGACATATCTTAGACTTCTTTCCCAATGTTCTGCTTTCTACAGCCTCTTCTGGTACTAACTCTCTTAGTTCAGGTTCCCTCCAAAAGCGTAATCTATGACATGGGACATGGTCTTGTGGGCAAAGAGTTTATTTTTGGAAGTGATCACGGAGATCAGGAATGGGGGCCCTGGAAAAGAGAAACAGGGACGGGGGGATCTTATGCCAGGTGCATTGCTGAGTTATCACTGCTGTGGGAATACTTGAGGAGCAGTATAGAACGAACATCAGAATTGTCCACTGATGCACAGAAGCGAGGGGAGCATGTGTCCACTGGCACCCATTCCTCATTGCTCCAGGGTTGCCCTGCAAACTCCCTCTtccatgtgtgcacatgtgccaGGTAGGTTGAGTGAGCTCCAAAAGCATTCCAAGCAGCAGCAGAGAGAGCAAGGGCTGTGCAGAGCAGTTGAGGCAAGCAGCAGCCAGGCTCTATCTGCACATCTAGCTGGTTGCTGTAGCCATGACTAGAGCAAGAAAGTGGACCCAGAGTACATGAGTTTAGGGCATAAAAGATGACTGActcagttctatttttttttaattgaagtgtagttgatttacagtgttgcgtcAATCTCTGCtctacagcagagtgactcagttatacacatatatatatatatattcttcttctttttttattcatttccattatggtttatcccaggagattggatatagttccttgtgcaatacagtaggacctcgttgtttatccattctatacataatagtttgcatctaccaaccccaaactcccagtccatccctctccctcccccctcccccttggcaacgacaattctgatctctatgtctgtgtgacTCAGTTCTAATAGTTTGAAAATACCTCATTTGGGGCAGGGGGGCATGTTTAGGAGCATATTATCTGCAAACAATGGTGAGAATAttgcttatttccttttcttatcttattgCTTTAGCTAGACTCTCCAAAAATAACAATACTGAACCAAAAGCATAATTGCTGGCAGccctcctcatttcttttctttttaaattaattaattaattatatttatttattggctgtgttgggtctttgttgctgcacgcgagctttctgtagttgcagtgagcaggggctactcttcattgtggcgcacgggcttctcattgcggtggcttctcttgtggcttctcatgggctctaggcatgcgggcttcagtagttgtggcacatgggctcagtagctgtggctcgtgggctctagagcacaggctcagtagttgtggcacacaggcttagttgctccgcggcatgt
Encoded proteins:
- the LOC101289515 gene encoding ras-related protein Rap-2a-like produces the protein MAGLGPRPAKGYRVVLLGSVAVGKTALATQFACGSFPEQCEPSVEELFSKVIEVNAAPALLEIVDTVGAEHLVTLKDLYIKNSDGFVVLYSVCSEASFEAVRPLRERMGRLRGSKAVPLVLVGTKADLDAQRQVLTARGRALAREWRCPFLEVTAKSKLMVDQVFTQVVREMEALAPPEEEVPAVPTNAQETWPSERFIG